GAGGCGCTCAGCACGTTGGGCGCGAGCCGGGCAAGTAGCGGCAGGCGCTTCATGGTGATCGCCAGCGTGCCGCCCCAGGCGTAGTCGATCTTGACGTCGCCCAGGTGGGGGAAGATCTCCAGCATCGGCTTGCGCACCAGCGCCTTGATGTCGGCGGGGAAGCGGTAGCCGTAGCTCTCGCCGCCGCCGAAGAGCAGCCGCCCGTCATGGCTGAGCCGGAAGTAGTTCACCACGAATTTCGAATCCGCCACCGCCACGTCGCGGGTCAGCACCTCGCGGGCGCGCCTGCCGAGCGGTTCGGTCGCGACGACGAAATTGTTGATCGGCATGACCCGCGCCGCCACCCTGGGCTCGAGCCCGCCGAGATAGCCGTTGCAGGCAAAGATCACGTGGCCCGCGCGCAACGTGCCGCTGCCGGTGTGGACCAGCACCTCGCGCCCCTGCTCGACGCTCTCCACGTGGCTGGTCTCGTAGATCCGCGCCCCGGCCCCGGCGGCGGCCTTCGCCAGCCCGAGCGCGAAGCGCAGCGGGTGCAGGTGCGCGGCGCCCATGTCCAGAACCCCGCCGCGGTAGTCGGGCGAGGGGCAGAGCGCGCGGAAGGCGTCGCGGTCGAGCGCCTCGATCGCGTAGCCGTATTTCTCGCCCATGTGCGCGGCGTAGTGGTGCAGGTGCTCGACCTCGCCCTTCGAGGAGCCGCACCAGGCCACGCCGTCGCGCAGGTGGCAGTCGATGCCGTGCTTCGCGATCAGCGATCGGCAGAGATCCTTCGCCTCCTCGCCAAGATCCCAGAGCACCCGCGCCGCGGGTTCGCCGACGATCTTCTCGAGGCTGACCTGGTCCTGCCGCTGCCCCGAACCGAGCTGCCCGCCGTTGCGCCCCGAGGCGCCGAAGCCGACCCGGTGCGCCTCGAGCAGCGCCACGTCCAGCCCCGCCTCGGCGAGGTGCAGCGCCGCCGAGAGCCCGGTGTAGCCGCCGCCGATGATGCAGACGTCGGCCCGCGCCTGGCCTTCGAACTTCGGGAAGGGCGACAGCAGATCCGAGCTTGCCGCGTACCAGCTCTGCGGATACTCGCCGCGCCGATCGTTGGAGAACAGCAGATCCATCTCGCCCTCGTCCCCTCTTCCATATGGTCCAAATATCCCGGGGAGCGCGAGGGGCAGCGCCCCTCGCCTGTCCCGCCCCGCCGCGCTTCCCGCTCAGACGTTGAGCAGCAGGTGCTCGCGTTCCCAGGGCGAGATCACCGCGAGGAATTCCTCGTACTCGGTGCGCTTCACGATCGAGTAGACGCGGGCAAACTCCGGTCCCAGCACCTCGTGCAGCTTGGTCGCCTCGTCGAACAGGTCGAGCGCCTGGCCGAGCACGCGCGGGATGTCGCCCTCGCCCTCGTAGGCGTCGCCGCGGAACTGCTTGGAGGGGCGGCGCTCCTCCATCAGCCCGAGGTAGCCGCAGGCCAGCGAGGCGGCGATGCCGAGGTAGGGGTTGCAGTCCATCCCCGCGAGCCGGTTCTCGACCCGCCGCGCCTCGGGGCTCGAGATCGGGATGCGGATGCCGGTGGTGCGGTTGTCGCGGCCCCATTCGAGGTTGATCGGCGCGGCGCTGTCGCGCACGTAGCGGCGGTAGCTGTTGACGTAGGGCGCCAGCACCGCGATCGCCGCGGGCAGGTAGGTTTGCAGCCCGCCGATGAAGTGGAAGAAGGCGTCGGTCTCGCCCCCGGCCGGGCCGGAGAAGATGTTGCGCCCGGTCTCGCGGTCCATCACCGAGTGGTGGATGTGCATGGCCGAGCCCGGCTCGTCGGCGATCGGCTTGGCCATGAAGGTGGCAAAGCAGTTGTGGCGCAGCGCCGCCTCGCGGATCAGCCGCTTGAAGTAGAAGATCTCGTCCGCCAGCTTCACCGGATCGCCATGGCGCAGGTTGATCTCGAGCTGGCCGGCGCCGCCTTCCTGGGTGATGCCGTCGATCTCGAAACCCTGCGCCTCGGCGAAGTCGTAGATGTCGTCGATCACCGGGCCGAACTCGTCGACCGCGGTCATCGAATAGGCCTGGCGGGCGGCGGCGGGGCGGCCCGAGCGGCCCATCATCGGCTCGATCTCCTTGGCGGGATCGAGGTTGCGGGCCACCAGGAAGAATTCCATCTCGGGCGCGACGACCGGGCTCCAGCCCTGCTCCTCGTAGAGCTTTACCACGCGCTTCAGCACGTTGCGCGGCGCGTTGGGGATCGGCTTGCCCTTGCGGTCATAGGCGTCGTGGATGACCTGCAGCGTCCAGTCCGCGGTCCAGGGCGCGGCGGTGGCGGTGCTCATGTCCGGGCGCAGGATCATGTCGCGCTCGATGAAGCCGACGGTCTCGTCCGCGGCATCGCCCCAGTCGCCGGTGATGGTCTGGTAGAAGATCGACTCGGGCAGGTGGAAATAGTCCTGGCGCGCGAATTTCGACGCCGGAACCGCCTTGCCGCGGGCGATCCCGGGCAAGTCGGCAATCACGCATTCGACCTCGTCAAGCCGTCGCCCCTCCAGGTAAGCGGTGGCGGGGAGGGGAAGCTGGTTGGTCCAGTCTTCGGTCATGCGAGAGCCTTTTGCTTGAAGAAATGTGCGAACTGGTCGGCGATGGCGCGCTGGTCGAGCGGGATGCCGAGGGCCTTGCCCGCGGCGTCGAGCCGCTCCTGCGGCACCACGCCGGGGCCGCGGGTCTCGATCAGGGCGCGGGTGAAGTCGTCGTTGAATTCGGGGTGCGGCTGCACGGTATAGGCGCGGCCCGGGTAGAGCAGCGCGGCGTAGTCGCAGATGTCGGAGCTGGCGACGACCTCGGCGCCCTCGGGCAGCTCGGTGACCTGGTCCTGGTGCCAGGCGTTGATCACCTTCTCCTGCCCGTCGCGGAAGCGGTAGGTTGTCGGCCCGACGACCCAGCCGCCGGGGAATTTCTCGACCTTGCCGCCGAGCGCCTGCGCGATGATCTGGTGGCCGAAGCACACGCCGATCAGCGGGCGGCCCTGCGCGTAGATGTCACGGATCAGCTGCTCGAGCGGCGGGATCCAGGGGTGGTCCTCGTAGGCGCCGTGGCGCGATCCGGTGATGAGCCAGCCATCCGCCGACTCGGGGCCTTCCGGGAACTCGCCGTTCACCACCGCCCAGCTCTGGAAGTCGAAGCCGTAGCCGCCGAGCAGCCGGGCAAAGAAGTCGGGGTATTCACCGGTCTCGGCCGCGAGTTCCGCGGGGACGAGTCCGGTCTGCAGTATGCCGATTTTCATGGATCACACGTTGGTTTCGCTGGCTCGAAGGTAGACCTGCCGCAAGGTCGCGGCAAGGCACCTGTCAGACCGTGTCGAGATAGATCTCCACCTGCTCGAGCGGCGAGAGCTCGGTCATGTAGAGCTGCTCCTGACGCTTGGTCAGCAGCAGGTTGTGGATCAGCTCCTGCGGCAGGATGCGGGGCATGATCTCGCTGGTCTCGAAGGCGTCCATCGCCGATTCCCAGTCGGTCGGGACCATCGGCAGGTCCTGCGCATAGGCGTTGCCGGTGATCGGGGCGGGGGGCTCGATCTCGTCCTCGATGCCGTTGAGCGCGGCGCCGAGGATGGTGGCGATCAGCAGGTAGGGGTTCACGTCGCCGCCCGCCACGCGGTGCTCGATGCGCCGCGCCGCCGGGCTGCCCGAGGGCACGCGGATCGCCGCGGTGCGGTTCTCGTAGGCCCAGGAGATGCCGACCGGCGCGTGGTTGCCGGGGATCAGGCGATCGTAGGAGTTGAGGTGCGGGGCAAAGATCAGCGTGCTGTCGTGCATCGCGGCGACGCAGCCGCCGATGGCGTGGTGCAGCACGTCGGTGCCCTTGGGGCCGCCGTCGTCGAAGATGTTGTTGCCGTCCTCGTCGAGCACCGAGAAATGCATGTGCATCCCCGAGCCCGCGTAGTCCTCGTAGGGCTTGGCCATGAAGGAGGCGGCGAAGCCGTGGCGGCGCGCCATCCCCTTGAGCAGCATCTTGAAGAGCCAGGCATCGTCCGCCGCGCGCAGCGCGTCGTCCTGGTGCATCATGTTGATCTCGAACTGCCCGAGCCCCGCCTCGGAAATGGCGGTGTCGGCGGGGATGTCCATGTCCTCGCAGGCGTCGTAGAGATCGGTGAAGAAGGTGTCGAAGGCATCGAGCGCGCGGATCGAGAGCACCTCGGCGGCCTTGCGGCGCTTGCCCGAGCGGGGCGAGACCGGCACCTGCAGCGTGCGGGTGCTGTCGTCGATCAGGAAGAATTCCATCTCGAGCGCGACCACCGGGGTCAGCCCGTGGCGCTTGTAGCGGTTGACCACCTGCGCCAGCGCGTGGCGGGGGTCGCCCTCGTAGGGCTTGCCGCCCTCGTGGTACATCCAGATCGGCAGGAGCGCGGTCGGCGCCTCGAGCCAGGGCATCGGCACGAAGCCGCGCTCGGTGGGCTTGAGCACCCCGTCGCGGTCACCGGATTCGAACACCAGCGGGCTGTCGTCGATGTCCTCGCCCCAGATGTCGAGGTTCAGCGCGGAGAAGGGGAAGCGCGTGCCGTCCTCGACGACCTTGTGTGCGAAGCGGGAGGGGACGCGCTTGCCGCGAGGCTGTCCGTTGAGGTCGCATGCGGCCACGCGGATGGTGCGGACCTGGGGGTTCTTGCGGAGCCAGGTTTTCGGGTCTGTCATTTTCTGTCCAAGAATTTGATCAAATTTAGCGTAGCGAGTCGGATCGAAGCTGGCAAGCGGGGGCTTGCGGCGGGAAAGGGAGTATTTTTGGAAAGATGAAAGGGGAGGCGGCGCGCGGCGGGGGGCCGGGAGCCGCGCCGCTGCGCGGCAGGCATGAAAAAAGCCGGGCGCGCGGGGCGTCCGGCTTTGGGGGCTTTTGAAGGGGCGGCCTCAGCGCATCAGCAGGCGCGGGCGCATCCGGATTTTCTTGCGGCGCTCCTTCGGCAGGTGCCGGTTCAGCCGCTTGTTGATCAGCCCGAAGAGCCCCACGACCGTCAGCGTCAGCAGGATGAAATAGCCCGCGAGGATCGGGTAGGGGATGAACGGGTTGAAGGTCTTGTCGGCGAAGTAGTTCGCGTAATAGAGCGCGTCGCCCCGCTGCTGCCAGGCCGGGAAGCCCGAGAAGAACACCAGCGTGGTGGCGTGGAAGAGGAAGATCGCCTCGTTGGTGTAGGCGGGCCACGCGAGCCGCAGCATGGTCGGCCAGACGATCCGCCGGAAGCGCGGCCAACCCGAGAAGCCGTAGGCATCCGCCGCCTCGACATCGCCCTTCGGCACCGAAAGCAGCGCGCCGTAGAAGATCTCGCCGGTATAGGCGGCGGTGTTCAGGAACAGCACCAGCGCCGCCCCGAGCCAGGCCGAGGTGAACGGATCGAAGGCGGGCGAGACGCCCTTGAGGCTGAGGAAGAGGAAGTAGGCGAAGAAGAACTGGATGAACAGCGGCGAGCCGCGGAACACGAAGATCACCCATTCCGCCAGCTTGCGGACCGGCGTGATCCGCGACGCCTTGCCGAGTGCCAGCGCGGTGGCGAGGAAGAAGCCCGTGACCAGCGCGACCACGCCGAAGTAGATGTTCCACAGCATCCCCGAGCCGATCAGCGTGAACTGCTGGCACAGGGTGAAGTTGTCGCGCGGCAGCAGCCGCTCGCCGATGCCGATCGAGCGCAGCCCGTAGTCCGCGATGGTTTCCCAGCAGCTCATGTGGCCTTCCTCTGCGCTTCGCCGCCCATGGTCGCCTGGCCGTGGGTGAGCCGCTTCATGATCCGGTCGAGCACGATCTCGGAGACGCGGGTGAACAGCAGGTAGAAGACCAGCAGCGCCAGGAAGTACCACACGCGCCAGTCGGGGTGGGGGTAGTCGGTGAACTTGGTGGTCTTCGATCCGCCGAGCTCGCGCGCCCAGTAGACGATGTCCTCGACGCCGAGCAGGAACAGCAGCGGAGTGGCCTTGATCAGCACCATCCACAGGTTCGACAGGCCCGGCAGGGCATAGACCCACATCTGCGGCACGAGGATGCGCCAGAAGGTCTGGCGGCGGGACATGCCATAGGCCTCGGCGGTCTCGAGCTGCGCATGCGGCACGGCGCGCATGGCACCGTAGAGCACGTTCGCGGCGAAGGCGCCGAAGACGATGGAGAAGGTCAGCACCGCGAGCGAGAAGCCGTAGGTCTCGTGCACCCACTGGGCGGCGTTCGAGAGCGGCAGCTTGGCCTGCGGGCAGACCACGAAATCATTGCCCTGGCGGATCGGCTGGTCCCAGTCGGGGCATTTCACCTTGTGACGCATCCACTCGAAGAACTGGTCGAGGGCGATCACGAAGAAGAGGAAGAAGGCGATGTCGGGCACGCCGCGCACGATGGCGATATAGGCCTTGCCGAGCCACGACAGCGGCGGGAAATGCGAGCGCGCGGCCATGGCGCCGCCGAAGCCGAAGGCGAGGGCGACGGGCGCGGTGATCGCCAGCAGCAGCAGCACGGTGCCCACCGACAGATAGATCGACAGGTGCTTGCCCGTGGTCAGGTAGCAGCTCAGCCATGCCAGGCCGTCGATCGCGTTGGGGTCGGTACACCAGGAGAACATGTCTTGTCAGCCGTCGAGGGGGCCGCGCGGGCCCCCTCCCGTTGGAGCGCTCAGAAGGGAGCGCCGATTTCCCATTTTTCCAGCAGCGCGTTCAGCGAGCCGTCGTCCTTCATCGACTGGATGGCCGCGTCGAACTTGCCCTTCAGCTCGCTGTCGCTCTGGCGCAGGCCCATGCCGACGCCGCCACCGATCATCTCGTCCTGCGGCAGCAGCGCGACGTCCTCGCTCTCGTCGGCGACGGGCGCGAGGTAGCTCTTGTCGGCGAGCACCGCGTCGGCCTCGCCGTTGCGCACGGCGGCGACGGTCTCGTCCGGGGTCGCGTATTCGACCAGCGTGGCGCCCATCTCGGCGACGAAGGCGGCCTGGATGGTGCCGGTCTGCGCGGCGATCACCGAACCTGCAAGGTCGATGTCCTCGTTGCCCGTGAGCACGAGGTAGGCCGAGGGATCGGGCTGGGTGTAGTTCTGGGTGAAGCCGATCACCGCCTCACGTTCGGGCGTGATCGACATGCCGGCCATGATGGTGTCGTAGTTGCCCGAAACGAGGTTGGGGATGATCGAATCCCAGTCGTTGGTCACCCACTCGCAGTTGAGTTCGGCGCGCTTGCACAGCTCGTCACCCAGCTCGCGCTCGAACCCGTCCACTTCACCCTTGTCGTTGATGAAGTTGTACGGAGGGTAGGCGCCCTCGGTGCCCATGCGCACGACGTCCTGGGCCAGCGCCATCGAGGCGGTCAGGGCCAGCGCGGCGGTGCCGAGAAGGATGGATTTCATTGGTCTTGCTCCCTGGTTAGGTAGATGTCCGGGGTGGTCTCTTGCCACCCGTCAGACGTGGCTGGTCGACCGCAGGAAGCCCTGCAGCCGTTCCGACTTGGGCGCGCCGAACAGCTCGGCCGGTGCGCCTTGTTCCTCGATCAGGCCCTTGTGCAGGAACACCACGTGATCGCTCACGTCATGGGCCATCTTCATGTCATGGGTGACGATGATCATGGTGCGCCCCTCGGCGGCGAGGTCCTTGATCACCCGCACCACCTCCTGCTCGAGCTCGGGGTCGAGCGCCGAGGTCGGCTCGTCGAAGAGCAGCGCCTCGGGTTCCATGCAGAGCCCGCGCGCGATCGCCGCGCGCTGCTGCTGGCCGCCCGAAAGCTGCGCCGGCCACGCGTCGGCCTTGTCGCCGATGCCGACCTTGTCGAGATAGCGCCTTGCGGCGGCCTCGACCTCGTCGCGCGGGCGGCCGAGCACGGTGAGCGGCGCTTCCATGACGTTCTGCAGGATGGTCATGTGGGCCCAGAGGTTGAACTGCTGGAACACCATCGACAGGTTGGTGCGCATGCGCAGCACCTGCTTGGGATCGGCCGGCCGGCGGTGGTGGCCGGTGCCGTGCCAGCGCACGGGCTCGCCCTTGAACAGGATGTCGCCCTGCTGGCTGTCCTCGAGCAGGTTGCAGCACCGCAACAGCGTCGACTTGCCGGAGCCCGACGAGCCGATCAGCGAGACCACATCGCCGCGCCGGGCGGTGATGCTGACCCCCTTGAGCACTTCGAGCTCGCCATAGGCCTTGTGCAGATCGCGGATCTCGATGACTGGAGCTTGGGCTGGGGCTGTATCGGTCAAGCCATACCTTCTTGGGCAGTTGCTGATATTGGCGGCGAGAATGGGCGAAAATAGGGCCGATTGTCCATGTGCAAAAAGGCCCTCATATCCGGGTTTGCGCGGGGTAAACGGGCATATGCCCGGAATTCAGCCGCCCGGGGGGCGTCTCAGCCCGCCGCCTCGACCCGTTGCCGCGCCAGCGCCGAATCCCTGTCGTTGATGCCGAGCAGGTTCGCGACCAGCCGCAGCACCGCGTCCTCCTCGTCGTCGCGGGTCCCGTCGGCCAGCGCCACCTGCCACAGCGCCTCGATCACCGCGATGCGCTCCTCGTAGGCGACGGCCTCCTTGATCGCCCGGGTGAAGCGCACCGTGTCGGGCGCCTCGGCCTCGAGCGCCTCGGCCTCGCGCCGCAGCCGTGCCGCCTCGAAGGGCGAGAGCGCGTAGCGCGCCGCGGCGATGCGGTCGATCCGGTCCTGCTCGGACTGGTCGTAGGTTTCATCGGCCCGTGCGACGCGCACGAGCAGCGCACAGAGCGCCAGCCGCGCATCGGCGTCGGGCAGGGGCTCAAGGCCGGGAGTGACCAGCCGTTTCAGGAAATCCGCGAACATGCGCAAGATATAGCCGGGTCTTGCCGCCGCGCCAACGGCCCGCGCCGTCCCTCGGGTTCAATTCTCCGGGCAGAGACCGCTTGCGCGCGGAGCCCTTGCCGGCGCGCTAACCCGCCCGGCTCGCCGTCAGGTCGCGCGGCGCGACGAAGAGCAGGTGCTCGGACAGCCAGAGCGCGGTCTGCAGCGCGTTCGGGGCGGTGTCGGTCGCGGCCATGACCTCGCAGAGGCAATGGGCCAGCGCCAGCCGGTCGCGGTAGGTCACGGCGCGGGCGAGCATGGCGGCGAAACAGGCGGTGTCGGGGGCGGCGGCGGCGACCGCCTGGCAGGCAAGGCGCATCTCGGCGGCCTCGCGGCGGGTCAGCTCGTGGCGCCGCGCCAGCACCGCGTCGACCAGCGCCACGCCGATCAGCGGCGAATGCTCCTGCGCCTCCGCGGCGGCGCGCAGAAGCAGCGCGCCGAGAGCGAGCGGCACGTCGCCGGGCTCCAGAGGCGTGGCCTCCGGTGCCGCCATCCAGAATCTCAGCCCGCGCGCCACGCGCGGCGATGCCGGCTCGAACCGGCGCGCTTCGGGGTGTGCCGTGCCATCGTGGTCCCGTTTCCCAGTGTCAACGGGCTTACTCTGCGTCAGCTTGCGGGCTTCGGCAATGGGCTTGCGCGCTCAGCGCGCGGCACCGGCATTGCGCAGCCGATCGGTCAGCGCCGCGGCGGCCTCGGCGAGGCCCCAGGGCGGGTTCACGATGAACATGCCCGAGCCGATCATCCGGTGCCCCTCGCGCACGGGGGGGAAGCGGATCTCGTGGCAGAGCGCCTCGGGGAAATCCTCGGAGAGGGCGGCGAGCATGGGCACGTGGGCGGCGTTGGACAGGATCGGGTACCAGAGCGCCAGCACGCCGACGTTCCATTTCTTGGCGACCTGGCGGAAGAACTTCGGCAGCTCGACATAGTCCTGCTTGAGCTCGTAGGGCGGGTCGACGAGCAACACGCCGCGGCGCGGCTCGGGCGGGCAGAGGCTCTGCGCGAGGTCGAAGCCGTTCTGCCGGTGGACCGCGATATTCGGCCCGCGCAGCGCCCGGACGAGCGCCTGGTGCTCCTGCGGGTGAAGCTCGGCGAGGTGGATTTTATCCTGCGGGCGCAGCAGCTTGGCGGCGATCAGCGGCGAGCCGGGATAGGCGTTCGGCCCGTGCTCGGCGCGCACCTCGGCGAGTGCCCGGAGGTAGGGGTGATCGGCGCGGAAGATGCCCTGGTGCGCCTCGATCCCCTGCGCCGCCTCGCCGGTCTTGACCGCCTCGGCCGAGGTCAGGTCGTAGAGGCCGCGGCCGGCATGGGTCTCGATGTAGGTGAGCGGCTTGTCCTTCCTGGTGAGGTACTCGAGCAGCTCGGCCAGCAGCGCGTGCTTCTGCAGGTCGGCGAGATTCCCGGCGTGGAAGGCGTGTTGGTAGGAAAGCATTGCGGGCCTCGGCAGCTGGGCGGTTTCGGGAGATGGGCAGGAGGCACGGGTCATGCACCGGCCATGCACATCCCATGCGCATCCCGCCGCAGATAGCGCCAAGGCGGCGCGAAGTCGAGCGGGGCGCCGCGGCACAGAAATCGGGCAGGAGCCGCCTGGCTGACCGCCCGGCAGGCGGAATCCCGACAGTTGTGGCCCTCGGGGCAGTTCCCGCTTGCCGTGCGCGGGATGCTGCGCGAGCATCGCCCCATTGTGAGAAGTGATATTCCACCTTTTTCGCGCACTCCCAGCCATGGTTTTCGTTGGTCATCTCCGAGATTCCGGTCAGGTCGTGCGCAAAGGAGCGACACCGTGACCCTGAACGACCACCTGGAGGCCGCCGACAGCCGCCCGAGCGGTTTCGACTACATGCGCCTCATCCTCTCCGTGCTGGTTCTGGTGATTCACAGCGTGCAGATCGCCTATGGACACAAGATTTACATGAACGCGGTCTGGGGGCATTTCCCCCTCGACGGTCTCGCGATGACCGTGCTGCCGATGTTCTTTGCCCTGTCGGGCTTTCTCGTGGCGGGCAGCCTCTACCGCTGCCGCACGCTGCTGAGCTTCATGGGGCTGCGCTTCCTGCGCATCTACCCGGCGCTGGCGGTCGAGGTGACGATCTCGGCCATGCTGATCGGGCCGATGGTCACCAGCTTGCCCTGGGCCGAGTATTTCACCAGCGAGGGATTCTTCCGCTACCTGCTCAACGTCACCGGCCACGTGACCGACGCGTCGCTCTACCTGCCGGGAGCCTTCGAGGGCAATCCGACGCCGGGCATGGCCAACGGGCAGCTCTGGACCGTGCCCTTCGAACTGGTCTGCTACATCGGGCTGGGGATCCTGGCGCTGGTCGGGGCGCGGCGCGACCGCCGCGTGCTGCTGCTGGGGCTGCTGGCCTTCTTCGCGCTGTCGATCCTCAGGATGGGGATGAAGACCGGCTGGCATTTCGACCCCTGGGTCGGGCCGGTGACCGGGCGGGCGCTGGTGCTGGCCTTTATCTGCGGCGTCTGCCTGCACGCCTATCGCGACCGGATCCCTGTCCGCGCCGGTCTCGTGGGTGTCGCGGCACTGGTGTCGGTGCTTGCCTTCAGCCTGAGCGGGCTGGGGCAATACGTCGGGATCGCCGCGGTCTCCTATGTCACCGTGGCGCTTGGGGTGATGAACCTGCCGCGGGTGCGGCTGCTGAAGCAGGCCGACCTCAGCTACGGCATCTTCCTTTATCACTTCATCATCCAGCAGCTGATCGCCTACCTGCTGCCGGGGCTGCGCGAATGGTACTGGATCACGCTGCTGTCGCTGCCTCTGACGATGCTGGTCGCGCATGTCTCGTGGGTCGGCATCGAGCGCCCGGCGCTGCAGCTGCGCAAGCTGGTCTTCGCGCTGGAATGCCGGATCATGCGCAGCCTGCCGGCGCTGACCGGATGGCACACCCCCGCCGAGAGGTGAAGCCGCGGGGGCGTCACCGCATGTGAAAACGCCCCCGCGGGTCTCCGCGGGGGCGTTCACAATTTCAGCGCTGCGCCGGATCAGACCAGGCGCGAGACCTCTTTCGCGGCGCGGACGAAGTCCTTGAAGAGGGGATGCGGATCGAAGGGCTTCGACTTCAGTTCCGGGTGGAACTGCACGCCGATGAACCACGGATGGTCGGGCCATTCGACGATCTCGGGCAGCTTGCCGTCGGGCGACATGCCCGAGAAGCAGAGCCCGCCGGCCTCGAGCGCCTTGCGGTACTTGATGTCGACCTCGTAGCGGTGGCGGTGACGCTCGTCGATGG
The Salipiger sp. H15 DNA segment above includes these coding regions:
- a CDS encoding FAD-binding oxidoreductase gives rise to the protein MDLLFSNDRRGEYPQSWYAASSDLLSPFPKFEGQARADVCIIGGGYTGLSAALHLAEAGLDVALLEAHRVGFGASGRNGGQLGSGQRQDQVSLEKIVGEPAARVLWDLGEEAKDLCRSLIAKHGIDCHLRDGVAWCGSSKGEVEHLHHYAAHMGEKYGYAIEALDRDAFRALCPSPDYRGGVLDMGAAHLHPLRFALGLAKAAAGAGARIYETSHVESVEQGREVLVHTGSGTLRAGHVIFACNGYLGGLEPRVAARVMPINNFVVATEPLGRRAREVLTRDVAVADSKFVVNYFRLSHDGRLLFGGGESYGYRFPADIKALVRKPMLEIFPHLGDVKIDYAWGGTLAITMKRLPLLARLAPNVLSASGYSGHGVGTAVHAGRLLAEAVRGQSAGFDAMAALPVPGFPGGAALRSPLLALAMSWYALRDRLGF
- a CDS encoding glutamine synthetase family protein, which translates into the protein MTEDWTNQLPLPATAYLEGRRLDEVECVIADLPGIARGKAVPASKFARQDYFHLPESIFYQTITGDWGDAADETVGFIERDMILRPDMSTATAAPWTADWTLQVIHDAYDRKGKPIPNAPRNVLKRVVKLYEEQGWSPVVAPEMEFFLVARNLDPAKEIEPMMGRSGRPAAARQAYSMTAVDEFGPVIDDIYDFAEAQGFEIDGITQEGGAGQLEINLRHGDPVKLADEIFYFKRLIREAALRHNCFATFMAKPIADEPGSAMHIHHSVMDRETGRNIFSGPAGGETDAFFHFIGGLQTYLPAAIAVLAPYVNSYRRYVRDSAAPINLEWGRDNRTTGIRIPISSPEARRVENRLAGMDCNPYLGIAASLACGYLGLMEERRPSKQFRGDAYEGEGDIPRVLGQALDLFDEATKLHEVLGPEFARVYSIVKRTEYEEFLAVISPWEREHLLLNV
- a CDS encoding amino acid ABC transporter permease, whose translation is MSCWETIADYGLRSIGIGERLLPRDNFTLCQQFTLIGSGMLWNIYFGVVALVTGFFLATALALGKASRITPVRKLAEWVIFVFRGSPLFIQFFFAYFLFLSLKGVSPAFDPFTSAWLGAALVLFLNTAAYTGEIFYGALLSVPKGDVEAADAYGFSGWPRFRRIVWPTMLRLAWPAYTNEAIFLFHATTLVFFSGFPAWQQRGDALYYANYFADKTFNPFIPYPILAGYFILLTLTVVGLFGLINKRLNRHLPKERRKKIRMRPRLLMR
- a CDS encoding TerB family tellurite resistance protein → MFADFLKRLVTPGLEPLPDADARLALCALLVRVARADETYDQSEQDRIDRIAAARYALSPFEAARLRREAEALEAEAPDTVRFTRAIKEAVAYEERIAVIEALWQVALADGTRDDEEDAVLRLVANLLGINDRDSALARQRVEAAG
- a CDS encoding transporter substrate-binding domain-containing protein, with the translated sequence MKSILLGTAALALTASMALAQDVVRMGTEGAYPPYNFINDKGEVDGFERELGDELCKRAELNCEWVTNDWDSIIPNLVSGNYDTIMAGMSITPEREAVIGFTQNYTQPDPSAYLVLTGNEDIDLAGSVIAAQTGTIQAAFVAEMGATLVEYATPDETVAAVRNGEADAVLADKSYLAPVADESEDVALLPQDEMIGGGVGMGLRQSDSELKGKFDAAIQSMKDDGSLNALLEKWEIGAPF
- a CDS encoding ATP-binding cassette domain-containing protein, which gives rise to MTDTAPAQAPVIEIRDLHKAYGELEVLKGVSITARRGDVVSLIGSSGSGKSTLLRCCNLLEDSQQGDILFKGEPVRWHGTGHHRRPADPKQVLRMRTNLSMVFQQFNLWAHMTILQNVMEAPLTVLGRPRDEVEAAARRYLDKVGIGDKADAWPAQLSGGQQQRAAIARGLCMEPEALLFDEPTSALDPELEQEVVRVIKDLAAEGRTMIIVTHDMKMAHDVSDHVVFLHKGLIEEQGAPAELFGAPKSERLQGFLRSTSHV
- a CDS encoding ABC transporter permease subunit, whose product is MFSWCTDPNAIDGLAWLSCYLTTGKHLSIYLSVGTVLLLLAITAPVALAFGFGGAMAARSHFPPLSWLGKAYIAIVRGVPDIAFFLFFVIALDQFFEWMRHKVKCPDWDQPIRQGNDFVVCPQAKLPLSNAAQWVHETYGFSLAVLTFSIVFGAFAANVLYGAMRAVPHAQLETAEAYGMSRRQTFWRILVPQMWVYALPGLSNLWMVLIKATPLLFLLGVEDIVYWARELGGSKTTKFTDYPHPDWRVWYFLALLVFYLLFTRVSEIVLDRIMKRLTHGQATMGGEAQRKAT
- the rlmJ gene encoding 23S rRNA (adenine(2030)-N(6))-methyltransferase RlmJ — protein: MLSYQHAFHAGNLADLQKHALLAELLEYLTRKDKPLTYIETHAGRGLYDLTSAEAVKTGEAAQGIEAHQGIFRADHPYLRALAEVRAEHGPNAYPGSPLIAAKLLRPQDKIHLAELHPQEHQALVRALRGPNIAVHRQNGFDLAQSLCPPEPRRGVLLVDPPYELKQDYVELPKFFRQVAKKWNVGVLALWYPILSNAAHVPMLAALSEDFPEALCHEIRFPPVREGHRMIGSGMFIVNPPWGLAEAAAALTDRLRNAGAAR
- a CDS encoding type 1 glutamine amidotransferase, whose amino-acid sequence is MKIGILQTGLVPAELAAETGEYPDFFARLLGGYGFDFQSWAVVNGEFPEGPESADGWLITGSRHGAYEDHPWIPPLEQLIRDIYAQGRPLIGVCFGHQIIAQALGGKVEKFPGGWVVGPTTYRFRDGQEKVINAWHQDQVTELPEGAEVVASSDICDYAALLYPGRAYTVQPHPEFNDDFTRALIETRGPGVVPQERLDAAGKALGIPLDQRAIADQFAHFFKQKALA
- a CDS encoding glutamine synthetase family protein, yielding MTDPKTWLRKNPQVRTIRVAACDLNGQPRGKRVPSRFAHKVVEDGTRFPFSALNLDIWGEDIDDSPLVFESGDRDGVLKPTERGFVPMPWLEAPTALLPIWMYHEGGKPYEGDPRHALAQVVNRYKRHGLTPVVALEMEFFLIDDSTRTLQVPVSPRSGKRRKAAEVLSIRALDAFDTFFTDLYDACEDMDIPADTAISEAGLGQFEINMMHQDDALRAADDAWLFKMLLKGMARRHGFAASFMAKPYEDYAGSGMHMHFSVLDEDGNNIFDDGGPKGTDVLHHAIGGCVAAMHDSTLIFAPHLNSYDRLIPGNHAPVGISWAYENRTAAIRVPSGSPAARRIEHRVAGGDVNPYLLIATILGAALNGIEDEIEPPAPITGNAYAQDLPMVPTDWESAMDAFETSEIMPRILPQELIHNLLLTKRQEQLYMTELSPLEQVEIYLDTV